A window of the Cryptococcus neoformans var. neoformans B-3501A chromosome 9, whole genome shotgun sequence genome harbors these coding sequences:
- a CDS encoding hypothetical protein (Match to ESTs gb|CF189662.1|CF189662, gb|CF193456.1|CF193456; Similar to gi|46096107|gb|EAK81340.1| hypothetical protein UM00429.1 [Ustilago maydis 521], FASTA scores: opt: 2262, E(): 2.1e-139, (59.200% identity (78.400% similar) in 625 aa overlap (13-623:2-590)); HMMPfam hit to Glyco_transf_20, Glycosyltransferase family 20, score: 779.8, E(): 1.3e-231), with the protein MTTMSSDVPNSPTSTSFTGTFSPAATAANTAANARTRDAPSPTTSSSGPKLETNKDQRLIVVSNRLPVTISKDDNGEYHFKMSSGGLVSALSGCKKTMSFTWIGWPGKDIPMQDRETVNRRLLEEYNCYPVYLSDELADSHYNGFSNSILWPLFHYHPGEMNFDSAHWLAYREANMRFADVVSSLVQAGDMVWVQDYHLMLLPMLLRSMITGESAQGEMVRQELGRVKEGVDDTVVKEVLKMGPGVAQAEDEGVEMLDDVEEEGGEMDVKTSPKRPHYGRGMSTFQKQELVAKEKGKEGIRIGFFLHTPFPSSEIYRILPVRREILLGVLQCDLIGFHTYDYARHFLSSCTRILGLETQPNGIEFDGRYCQVGTYPIGIDPNQFIEGLQKESIVKRLRSLEARFDGVKVIIGVDRLDYIKGIPQKLQALETFLTQHPEWIGKVVLVQLAIPSRQDVEEYQDLRACVNELVGRINGRFGTVESVPIHYMHKSVPFEELTAMYALADACLVTSTRDGMNLVAYEYISSQAERHGSMILSEFAGAAQSFNGSLLINPCMPAFLLLHATVIEADLFFVFLGDVQSTADAINQALTLSPQQRKTNWQKLFNYVSKYTAEAWGVSFVNERAFSVFSLFLSYFNRIDLYKVLTAPSFISVVNRLSGQRPAGPTGLAGRRKSGSLSRTSSKASMQRRKSSQSGIATGLGAAAGAAVNWAQAQVGTQT; encoded by the exons ATGACGACAATGTCCAGCGACGTCCCTAATtcccccacctccacctcgtTTACAGGTACTTTCTCCCCAGCTGCCACGGCCGCCAACACCGCTGCCAATGCTCGTACCCGTGATGCTCCTTCCCCTACTACGTCGTCGTCCGGTCCCAAGCTCGAAACCAACAAGGACCAGAGGTTGATTGTCGTGTCCAACCGATTGCCGGTGACGATTAGTAAAGATGACAACGGGGAGTATCACTTCAAG ATGTCTTCTGGTGGACTGGTCTCGGCTTTGAGCGGATGCAAGAAGACTATGAGCTTCACCTGGATCGGATGGCCCGGTAAAGAT ATTCCCATGCAAGACCGTGAAACTGTCAACCGCCGATTGCTTGAAGAATACAACTGTTATCCCGTTTATCTTTCTGATGAGCTTGCCGACAGTCACTATAATG GTTTCTCCAACTCGATCCTCTGGCCATTGTTCCACTACCACCCCGGGGAGATGAACTTTGACTCTGCCCACTGGCTTGCTTACCGGGAAGCCAACATGCGTTTCGCCGACGTcgtttcttccttggtcCAAGCTGGCGACATGGTCTGGGTGCAAGACTACCACCTCATGCTTCTCCCCATGTTGCTCCGTTCTATGATCACCGGCGAATCTGCGCAGGGTGAGATGGTCCGGCAGGAACTTGGAAGGGTGAAGGAGGGTGTGGATGATACCGTTGTGAAAGAGGTGCTCAAGATGGGTCCGGGGGTCGCACaggcagaggatgaaggtgtggagatgttggatgatgtagaagaggaaggtggagagatggatgtgAAGACTAGTCCCAAGAGGCCTCATTATGGGAGGGGAATGAGTACCTTCCAGAAGCAAGAGTTGGtggcgaaggagaagggtaaAGAAGGGATCAGGATTGGTTTCTTTTTGCATACTCCTTTCCCATCAAGTGAGATTTACAGGATCTTGCCTGTGCGAAGGGAAATCTTGCTCGGTGTGCTTCAATGTGATCTTATTGG ATTCCACACATATGACTATGCTCGACACTTCCTCTCGTCCTGCACCCGTATCCTCGGTCTCGAAACTCAGCCGAACGGTATCGAATTTGACGGGCGATATTGCCAAGTCGGCACCTACCCCATTGGTATCGACCCTAACCAGTTCATCGAAGGTCTTCAAAAAGAATCCATTGTCAAACGCCTCCGTTCGTTGGAAGCGAGGTTTGATGGCGTCAAGGTCATCATCGGTGTTGACCGTTTGGACTATATCAAGGGTATCCCTCAAAAACTCCAAGCACTCGAGACTTTCCTTACCCAACACCCCGAGTGGATCGGCAAAGTTGTGTTGGTCCAGCTGGCGATTCCATCCCGACAAGATGTGGAGGAGTATCAGGATTTGCGAGCTTGCGTGAATGAACTCGTCGGTAGGATCAATGGTCGCTTCGGGACGGTGGAAAGCGTGCCGATTCATTATATGCACAAGAGTGTGCCGTTTGAAGAGTTGACGGCAATGTATGCGTTGGCGGATGCTTGTTTGGTGACTTCAACTAGGGATGGTATGAACTTG GTGGCATACGAGTACATTTCATCACAGGCTGAGAGACATGGATCTATGATCCTCTCTGAGTTTGCTGGCGCAGCCCAAAGTTTCAACGGCAGTCTTCTTATCAACCCTTGTATGcccgcttttctcttgctTCATGCTACTGTCATTGAGGCTGATCTGTTTTTCGTCTTTTTAGGGGATGTCCAATCTACGGCCGATGCGATCAACCAAGCTCTCACGCTATCTCCAcagcagaggaagacgaacTGGCAAAAACTGTTCAACTATGTCAGCAAGTACACAGCCGAAGCTTGGGGCGTCTCATTCGTCAATGAACGTGCGTTCAGTGTTTTCTCTTTGTTTTTATCTTATTTCAACCGCATAGACCTGTACAAAGTGCTAACAGCCCCTTCCTTTATCTCTGTAGTTAACCGTCTTTCCGGCCAACGCCCCGCTGGTCCCACTGGTCTTGCTGGACGAAGAAAGTCTGGAAGCTTGAGCAGGACGAGCAGTAAGGCCAGTATGCA
- a CDS encoding hypothetical protein (Match to ESTs gb|CF193456.1|CF193456, gb|CF189662.1|CF189662, gb|CF194504.1|CF194504; Similar to gi|46096107|gb|EAK81340.1| hypothetical protein UM00429.1 [Ustilago maydis 521], FASTA scores: opt: 2436, E(): 1.5e-148, (60.064% identity (80.831% similar) in 626 aa overlap (13-619:2-613)); HMMPfam hit to Glyco_transf_20, Glycosyltransferase family 20, score: 839.3, E(): 1.6e-249) — MTTMSSDVPNSPTSTSFTGTFSPAATAANTAANARTRDAPSPTTSSSGPKLETNKDQRLIVVSNRLPVTISKDDNGEYHFKMSSGGLVSALSGCKKTMSFTWIGWPGKDIPMQDRETVNRRLLEEYNCYPVYLSDELADSHYNGFSNSILWPLFHYHPGEMNFDSAHWLAYREANMRFADVVSSLVQAGDMVWVQDYHLMLLPMLLRSMITGESAQGEMVRQELGRVKEGVDDTVVKEVLKMGPGVAQAEDEGVEMLDDVEEEGGEMDVKTSPKRPHYGRGMSTFQKQELVAKEKGKEGIRIGFFLHTPFPSSEIYRILPVRREILLGVLQCDLIGFHTYDYARHFLSSCTRILGLETQPNGIEFDGRYCQVGTYPIGIDPNQFIEGLQKESIVKRLRSLEARFDGVKVIIGVDRLDYIKGIPQKLQALETFLTQHPEWIGKVVLVQLAIPSRQDVEEYQDLRACVNELVGRINGRFGTVESVPIHYMHKSVPFEELTAMYALADACLVTSTRDGMNLVAYEYISSQAERHGSMILSEFAGAAQSFNGSLLINPWDVQSTADAINQALTLSPQQRKTNWQKLFNYVSKYTAEAWGVSFVNELNRLSGQRPAGPTGLAGRRKSGSLSRTSSKASMQRRKSSQSGIATGLGAAAGAAVNWAQAQVGTQT, encoded by the exons ATGACGACAATGTCCAGCGACGTCCCTAATtcccccacctccacctcgtTTACAGGTACTTTCTCCCCAGCTGCCACGGCCGCCAACACCGCTGCCAATGCTCGTACCCGTGATGCTCCTTCCCCTACTACGTCGTCGTCCGGTCCCAAGCTCGAAACCAACAAGGACCAGAGGTTGATTGTCGTGTCCAACCGATTGCCGGTGACGATTAGTAAAGATGACAACGGGGAGTATCACTTCAAG ATGTCTTCTGGTGGACTGGTCTCGGCTTTGAGCGGATGCAAGAAGACTATGAGCTTCACCTGGATCGGATGGCCCGGTAAAGAT ATTCCCATGCAAGACCGTGAAACTGTCAACCGCCGATTGCTTGAAGAATACAACTGTTATCCCGTTTATCTTTCTGATGAGCTTGCCGACAGTCACTATAATG GTTTCTCCAACTCGATCCTCTGGCCATTGTTCCACTACCACCCCGGGGAGATGAACTTTGACTCTGCCCACTGGCTTGCTTACCGGGAAGCCAACATGCGTTTCGCCGACGTcgtttcttccttggtcCAAGCTGGCGACATGGTCTGGGTGCAAGACTACCACCTCATGCTTCTCCCCATGTTGCTCCGTTCTATGATCACCGGCGAATCTGCGCAGGGTGAGATGGTCCGGCAGGAACTTGGAAGGGTGAAGGAGGGTGTGGATGATACCGTTGTGAAAGAGGTGCTCAAGATGGGTCCGGGGGTCGCACaggcagaggatgaaggtgtggagatgttggatgatgtagaagaggaaggtggagagatggatgtgAAGACTAGTCCCAAGAGGCCTCATTATGGGAGGGGAATGAGTACCTTCCAGAAGCAAGAGTTGGtggcgaaggagaagggtaaAGAAGGGATCAGGATTGGTTTCTTTTTGCATACTCCTTTCCCATCAAGTGAGATTTACAGGATCTTGCCTGTGCGAAGGGAAATCTTGCTCGGTGTGCTTCAATGTGATCTTATTGG ATTCCACACATATGACTATGCTCGACACTTCCTCTCGTCCTGCACCCGTATCCTCGGTCTCGAAACTCAGCCGAACGGTATCGAATTTGACGGGCGATATTGCCAAGTCGGCACCTACCCCATTGGTATCGACCCTAACCAGTTCATCGAAGGTCTTCAAAAAGAATCCATTGTCAAACGCCTCCGTTCGTTGGAAGCGAGGTTTGATGGCGTCAAGGTCATCATCGGTGTTGACCGTTTGGACTATATCAAGGGTATCCCTCAAAAACTCCAAGCACTCGAGACTTTCCTTACCCAACACCCCGAGTGGATCGGCAAAGTTGTGTTGGTCCAGCTGGCGATTCCATCCCGACAAGATGTGGAGGAGTATCAGGATTTGCGAGCTTGCGTGAATGAACTCGTCGGTAGGATCAATGGTCGCTTCGGGACGGTGGAAAGCGTGCCGATTCATTATATGCACAAGAGTGTGCCGTTTGAAGAGTTGACGGCAATGTATGCGTTGGCGGATGCTTGTTTGGTGACTTCAACTAGGGATGGTATGAACTTG GTGGCATACGAGTACATTTCATCACAGGCTGAGAGACATGGATCTATGATCCTCTCTGAGTTTGCTGGCGCAGCCCAAAGTTTCAACGGCAGTCTTCTTATCAACCCTT GGGATGTCCAATCTACGGCCGATGCGATCAACCAAGCTCTCACGCTATCTCCAcagcagaggaagacgaacTGGCAAAAACTGTTCAACTATGTCAGCAAGTACACAGCCGAAGCTTGGGGCGTCTCATTCGTCAATGAAC TTAACCGTCTTTCCGGCCAACGCCCCGCTGGTCCCACTGGTCTTGCTGGACGAAGAAAGTCTGGAAGCTTGAGCAGGACGAGCAGTAAGGCCAGTATGCA